A window of the Desulforapulum autotrophicum HRM2 genome harbors these coding sequences:
- a CDS encoding DUF2062 domain-containing protein — protein sequence MENEQKNKERGKLAQQVDQMLSRVRELQGNPHYVALGMAIGVFVSITPTIPFHTVIAVAMAYLLGASRPAAIIGVWVSNPFTVVFLYIACYKLGIVLFGNRLGDAETVKALVAAMESGIPLKEQIHVFVDFFHTRLKLFFAMIAGGVLLGIPCGIIAYFVTKDFVKKLHRQKKIKTQGTL from the coding sequence GTGGAAAACGAGCAGAAAAATAAGGAACGAGGAAAGCTTGCCCAGCAGGTAGACCAGATGTTGAGCCGGGTCCGGGAACTCCAGGGAAATCCCCATTATGTAGCCCTTGGCATGGCCATTGGTGTATTTGTGTCCATCACCCCCACTATTCCCTTTCATACCGTGATTGCCGTTGCAATGGCCTACCTGCTCGGGGCAAGTCGTCCTGCGGCCATCATCGGGGTCTGGGTCAGCAATCCTTTTACCGTGGTCTTTTTGTACATTGCCTGCTACAAATTGGGGATTGTACTGTTTGGAAACAGGCTCGGGGATGCGGAAACGGTCAAGGCCCTGGTGGCAGCCATGGAGAGTGGCATCCCCTTAAAAGAGCAAATTCATGTTTTTGTTGATTTCTTTCATACCCGTCTGAAACTTTTTTTTGCAATGATTGCAGGGGGAGTCCTTCTTGGTATCCCATGCGGGATTATTGCTTATTTTGTGACCAAAGATTTTGTAAAGAAACTCCACCGCCAAAAAAAAATTAAAACCCAAGGGACCCTATGA
- the rsmA gene encoding 16S rRNA (adenine(1518)-N(6)/adenine(1519)-N(6))-dimethyltransferase RsmA: MARKELGQNFLSDPNAARMIVTKAGISDQDRVLEIGPGLGALTIPAAKLARDLVAVEKDTRLAGILMEELKRESIENVELINNDILHQDLNTLFRGEKIIVIGNLPYNISSQVLFMLVENRHLIKRAVLMFQKELTERISASPGGRDYGRLSVVMQYCSTVKKIADLPPHLFFPKPAVDSRVIEVNFFETTPYSGERERFLFKVIKAAFSKRRKTLRNSLAGGELDIDTKVSAKILETAEIDPVRRAETLSVEEYSRLSDALWSMHGSEEV, translated from the coding sequence ATGGCACGAAAAGAACTTGGCCAAAATTTTCTCAGCGACCCCAATGCGGCCCGGATGATCGTCACCAAGGCAGGGATTTCAGATCAGGACCGGGTCCTTGAGATCGGTCCTGGTCTAGGGGCTTTGACCATACCTGCGGCAAAACTGGCCCGGGATCTGGTGGCCGTTGAAAAGGACACACGGCTTGCCGGGATTCTTATGGAGGAGCTTAAAAGGGAATCCATTGAGAACGTCGAACTGATCAACAACGACATCCTGCACCAGGATCTCAATACCCTTTTTCGGGGGGAGAAGATAATTGTTATCGGTAACCTTCCCTACAACATCTCATCCCAGGTGCTTTTCATGCTCGTGGAAAACCGCCACCTCATCAAACGGGCCGTTCTTATGTTTCAGAAGGAGCTTACCGAAAGAATATCCGCATCCCCTGGAGGCCGGGATTATGGTCGACTGTCCGTTGTGATGCAGTACTGCTCAACCGTCAAAAAGATTGCAGATCTTCCGCCCCACCTTTTTTTCCCGAAACCTGCCGTGGACTCCAGGGTGATCGAGGTGAATTTTTTTGAAACAACTCCCTATTCAGGAGAACGGGAACGCTTTTTATTCAAAGTCATCAAGGCGGCGTTTTCAAAAAGAAGAAAAACCCTGAGGAATTCCCTTGCCGGTGGTGAGCTTGACATCGATACAAAAGTGTCGGCAAAAATTCTTGAAACAGCTGAAATAGACCCAGTCAGAAGGGCGGAAACCCTTAGCGTCGAAGAGTATTCAAGACTGTCAGACGCCCTGTGGTCCATGCATGGTTCGGAGGAAGTATGA
- a CDS encoding HD-GYP domain-containing protein, producing MSNRQIKIEDLIHIIVQGGRVKTGVDVYNDHGVLLLDKDVVVDKVKTLEILMEKGISSLPTSGSEGGVWDAQGNEIKIEGNGTMGGERTKAKRPAPIAGVGTIERRLKEIEDLKTVAAQKYDEAKDSIKRVLGQIQESGGQFDYDEVQTHVSDLVEFLTVTDNPFSYLTKEIFSYDDYLYNHSVNVCAIGTAVLNRFNNSFSAAVNDFLSVGEHEAYDPFAKKKSRVDNSYRCYHREELEEISMGFFLHDIGKVMLPDKVLNKSGKLTSDEFELIKRHSFDFGAELLEKNRLRNSYIRSIVKNHHAPIFIGEERCYPEGDHPRDIPIHVKIAKLADIYDAMTSKRCYKEAFNQINVVTEIFRKYAKKDPILQYVLHAFVKSIGIYPPGSIVFLRNGQLAYVLESQGPLVIAFTDIQGNTLTSKPDPMDMGDKSISEDLKVDNRRSVKTPLEVCDRLPSYLQPITT from the coding sequence ATGAGCAATCGTCAGATAAAGATTGAAGATCTCATTCATATCATAGTCCAGGGCGGCAGGGTGAAAACAGGGGTGGATGTTTACAATGACCATGGGGTCCTGCTCCTTGACAAGGACGTGGTTGTTGACAAGGTCAAAACCCTTGAGATCCTCATGGAAAAGGGAATCAGTTCCCTGCCCACTTCGGGAAGTGAGGGCGGTGTCTGGGATGCCCAGGGCAATGAGATCAAAATTGAGGGAAATGGCACCATGGGGGGCGAACGAACAAAGGCGAAGCGCCCTGCCCCGATTGCCGGGGTCGGCACCATTGAACGGCGTCTTAAGGAGATCGAAGACCTGAAAACCGTTGCCGCCCAGAAATACGATGAGGCAAAGGATAGCATCAAGCGGGTGCTTGGCCAGATCCAGGAGAGCGGTGGCCAGTTTGACTATGACGAGGTTCAAACCCATGTCTCAGACCTTGTTGAATTTCTCACCGTCACGGACAATCCTTTTTCCTACCTGACCAAGGAGATCTTTTCCTACGACGACTACCTGTACAACCACTCGGTCAATGTCTGCGCCATTGGAACAGCTGTTTTAAACCGGTTCAACAATAGCTTCAGCGCTGCAGTCAACGACTTTCTCTCTGTGGGGGAGCATGAGGCCTACGATCCTTTTGCAAAAAAAAAAAGCAGGGTAGACAATTCATACCGGTGTTACCATCGCGAAGAATTAGAAGAGATCTCCATGGGGTTTTTTCTCCATGACATCGGCAAGGTCATGCTGCCTGACAAGGTGCTCAACAAATCGGGCAAGCTCACCAGTGATGAATTTGAACTGATTAAACGCCATTCCTTTGATTTTGGTGCCGAACTTCTGGAAAAGAACCGGTTGAGGAATTCCTATATCCGCAGCATTGTAAAAAATCACCATGCGCCGATTTTTATAGGAGAAGAGCGCTGTTATCCTGAAGGGGACCATCCAAGGGACATCCCCATCCATGTCAAGATTGCCAAGCTTGCCGATATCTACGACGCCATGACATCTAAACGCTGCTACAAAGAGGCGTTCAACCAGATCAACGTGGTAACGGAGATTTTCAGAAAATACGCCAAAAAAGACCCCATTCTCCAGTATGTGCTCCATGCCTTTGTAAAAAGCATTGGGATTTATCCGCCGGGAAGCATTGTCTTTCTCAGAAACGGCCAGCTGGCATACGTGCTTGAGAGTCAAGGTCCCCTGGTGATTGCCTTTACCGATATTCAGGGCAACACCCTAACCTCCAAACCCGATCCCATGGACATGGGTGACAAAAGCATCAGTGAAGATTTAAAGGTAGACAACCGAAGAAGCGTTAAGACACCCCTGGAGGTTTGCGACCGTCTTCCTTCCTACCTTCAGCCTATAACAACATAA
- a CDS encoding LL-diaminopimelate aminotransferase, giving the protein MIRSNPHYEKLRSSYLFSDIAKRVAAHQESHPGVDIIRLGIGDVTHALPDACVAAFHRGVDEMANDATFRGYGPEQGYAFLREKIASEDFKARGADIDSDEIFVSDGAKCDTGNFQELFSTDIRIAIPDPVYPVYLDTNVMAGRTGEFKDGRYGGVSYMDCTAENNFVPDLPQEQVDLIYLCFPNNPTGTTITKPELKRWVDYAHEAKALILFDAAYEAFIRDDTLPRSIYEIEGAKEVAVEFRSFSKTAGFTGTRCAYTVVPKACRVFDQKGAAIALHPLWNRRHTTKFNGVSYPVQRAAEAVYSTEGKAQVKALADGYLDNAGIIRRAMDTMGFDCVGGIDSPYVWINGNGRDSWAFFDLLLKKAGVVCTPGTGFGQCGEGYIRISAFNSREKVETAMARMKEALGS; this is encoded by the coding sequence ATGATAAGATCTAATCCACACTATGAAAAACTAAGATCCTCCTATCTCTTTTCAGACATTGCAAAACGGGTGGCTGCCCACCAGGAGAGCCATCCTGGGGTTGACATCATTCGACTGGGTATCGGTGACGTTACCCATGCCCTGCCCGACGCCTGTGTTGCGGCCTTTCACCGGGGGGTTGATGAAATGGCTAATGATGCCACCTTCCGGGGCTATGGACCCGAGCAGGGATATGCCTTTCTCCGGGAGAAGATCGCGTCTGAGGATTTCAAGGCCCGGGGAGCCGACATTGACAGTGACGAGATTTTTGTGAGTGACGGGGCCAAATGTGACACTGGAAATTTCCAGGAGCTTTTCAGCACGGACATACGCATCGCCATTCCAGACCCTGTTTACCCTGTTTACCTTGACACCAACGTCATGGCCGGTCGAACCGGTGAGTTCAAAGACGGCAGGTATGGTGGGGTCAGTTACATGGACTGCACCGCAGAGAATAATTTTGTACCGGATCTTCCACAAGAACAGGTAGATCTTATCTATCTGTGTTTTCCCAACAACCCCACGGGAACGACCATTACAAAGCCCGAACTCAAACGCTGGGTGGATTATGCCCACGAGGCAAAGGCCCTGATCCTGTTTGATGCAGCCTATGAGGCCTTTATCCGGGATGATACGCTCCCCCGATCCATTTACGAAATTGAGGGTGCAAAAGAGGTGGCCGTAGAATTCAGAAGTTTTTCCAAGACCGCAGGTTTTACCGGAACCCGGTGTGCCTACACCGTGGTGCCAAAGGCATGCAGGGTGTTTGATCAAAAAGGCGCCGCCATCGCCCTTCATCCCCTATGGAACCGGCGTCATACGACCAAGTTCAACGGGGTTTCCTATCCGGTCCAGCGGGCGGCCGAGGCGGTCTACTCCACCGAGGGCAAGGCCCAGGTCAAGGCACTTGCCGATGGGTACCTGGATAATGCAGGAATTATTCGAAGGGCCATGGACACCATGGGGTTTGACTGTGTGGGCGGAATAGATTCTCCCTACGTCTGGATAAACGGCAACGGTCGGGATTCCTGGGCTTTTTTTGACCTGCTTCTTAAAAAGGCCGGGGTGGTCTGCACGCCGGGTACCGGTTTTGGACAATGCGGTGAGGGGTATATCAGAATCAGTGCCTTTAACAGCCGTGAAAAAGTTGAGACTGCCATGGCCCGCATGAAAGAAGCCCTGGGATCATGA
- a CDS encoding molybdopterin molybdotransferase MoeA, whose amino-acid sequence MKNFFKVKTLKEVMALVGSFKPVLQETVPIDEAFFRVLGEEIAADQDLPGFKRSTMDGYAVKADSTFGASESSPAWLTLTQAIPMGKVPEFTLAPGEAARISTGGMLPSGADSVVMIEHTDAVDETAIEVYKSVAPMTNVIDRNEDFKKNETILGVGTRVRPQEAGLAAALGLDRLKVFKRPIVGIISTGDEVVPVTQTPALGEIRDINTYTLAGLVREAGAVPVCYGIVKDNEEALFSVCRQAVDHCDMVLISGGSSVGVRDFTVEILSKLAQTRLLIHGISISPGKPTILARSGIKPVWGLPGHVVSAMVVFRVVVLPFLNRLQGLSSPPGSAITLPARLSRNIASAQGRSDFVRVCLKTDGQGLVAEPVLGKSGLIRTMVLADGLLEIGENVEGVERDTMVQIMPLSNYF is encoded by the coding sequence ATGAAGAATTTTTTTAAGGTAAAAACCCTCAAAGAGGTTATGGCCCTGGTGGGCTCCTTTAAACCGGTCCTTCAGGAGACGGTTCCCATTGACGAGGCCTTTTTTAGGGTTCTGGGTGAGGAGATCGCAGCCGATCAGGATCTTCCCGGTTTCAAGCGATCGACCATGGATGGGTATGCCGTTAAGGCAGATTCAACCTTTGGGGCGTCGGAATCCAGTCCGGCCTGGCTCACCTTGACCCAAGCCATTCCCATGGGCAAGGTGCCTGAATTTACCCTCGCACCGGGTGAGGCAGCAAGAATATCCACCGGCGGCATGTTGCCTTCCGGTGCGGACAGCGTCGTGATGATCGAGCACACGGATGCGGTGGATGAAACGGCCATTGAGGTGTACAAGAGCGTTGCCCCCATGACCAACGTCATTGACCGAAACGAGGATTTTAAAAAAAATGAAACCATCCTTGGCGTTGGCACAAGGGTAAGGCCCCAGGAAGCGGGGCTTGCCGCAGCCCTTGGCCTGGATCGACTCAAGGTGTTCAAGCGCCCGATTGTGGGCATCATCTCCACCGGGGACGAGGTTGTCCCGGTGACACAGACGCCGGCCCTGGGAGAGATCCGGGACATCAATACCTATACCCTTGCGGGCCTTGTCAGGGAGGCCGGTGCGGTTCCTGTCTGCTACGGCATTGTCAAGGACAATGAAGAGGCACTTTTCAGCGTGTGCCGGCAGGCCGTTGACCACTGCGACATGGTTCTCATCTCCGGGGGAAGCTCCGTGGGTGTCAGGGACTTTACCGTGGAGATTCTCTCAAAACTTGCCCAAACCCGACTCCTTATCCATGGTATCTCCATCAGCCCTGGAAAACCCACGATCCTGGCACGATCGGGTATCAAGCCTGTGTGGGGGCTTCCCGGTCATGTGGTATCGGCCATGGTGGTTTTCCGGGTGGTGGTACTGCCCTTTCTCAACAGGCTCCAGGGGCTTTCCAGCCCCCCGGGATCTGCCATCACCCTGCCGGCCAGACTCTCGAGAAACATTGCCTCGGCCCAGGGCAGAAGCGATTTTGTCAGGGTTTGCCTTAAAACGGACGGGCAGGGCCTTGTGGCAGAACCTGTGCTTGGCAAATCCGGCCTGATCCGGACCATGGTCCTGGCCGACGGGTTGCTTGAGATCGGAGAAAATGTCGAGGGTGTTGAAAGAGACACAATGGTTCAGATCATGCCCTTGAGCAATTATTTTTGA
- a CDS encoding molybdopterin biosynthesis protein, producing MTSKRNIYLKMKSIEEAKKILFDKFSTLATMGSETISSVEAQGRVLVEPAVAALSSPNFHAAAMDGIAVDAGVTFGASPDAPIVLHPGADAFWVNTGHVMPEGTNAVIMIENLNILDDQGVEIEAPVFPWQNVRKMGEDIVATELLFPRGHTITAYSMGALVSGGVFSVCVRKRPNVLIIPTGNELRQWEKIQQRGMVPGEVIDSNSHVLAALCRDHGATSLCHTLLKDNLETMTAAVEEAIIKGVDMVLIIGGSSAGSEDFAKPIVEALGEVLLHGVTMMPGKPVLFGTIQGKPVFGIPGYPVSAIVAFEQFAGPLLLSMQGLYRPDREKAMVIPGRKMASKLGQEEFVRVKIGSVDGRLIASQLPRGAGSITTLTRADGIIRIPADTEGIQEGVPVEAEFLRPRIAIEKTIVITGSHDNTLDVLADQIRRTANGVSISSSHVGSMGGLMAIKKGTCHMAGAHLLDPDDGSYNLSYIKRYLPGESVWVVNLVMRDQGLMVPRGNPRGIQGMEDLKSKDLMFINRQAGSGTRILFDYKLGALGLKPDDIKGYTAEEYTHMSVAVAVLSGRADAGLGIHAAAKALELDFIPVVTEEYDLIIPDRFFNTDKVQTLIETIRTDAFKSRVQSLGGYGTEKTGEIIFKS from the coding sequence ATGACGTCTAAACGAAACATATACCTTAAAATGAAGAGTATTGAAGAGGCAAAAAAGATCCTCTTTGACAAATTTTCCACCCTTGCAACCATGGGTTCTGAGACCATTTCTTCGGTGGAGGCCCAGGGACGGGTTCTGGTTGAGCCTGCCGTTGCGGCCCTGTCGTCTCCAAACTTCCATGCGGCAGCCATGGACGGTATTGCCGTGGATGCCGGCGTTACCTTTGGCGCCAGTCCGGACGCTCCCATTGTTTTGCACCCGGGGGCGGACGCCTTCTGGGTCAACACCGGCCATGTCATGCCCGAAGGTACCAATGCCGTGATTATGATCGAAAACCTGAACATTCTTGACGACCAGGGTGTTGAGATCGAGGCGCCGGTATTTCCCTGGCAGAATGTCAGAAAAATGGGTGAGGACATTGTGGCAACAGAGCTTTTGTTTCCCCGGGGTCACACAATCACGGCTTACTCCATGGGGGCACTGGTATCAGGGGGTGTTTTTTCTGTTTGCGTCAGAAAACGACCGAATGTGCTCATTATTCCCACGGGTAATGAGCTCAGACAGTGGGAAAAGATCCAACAGCGGGGAATGGTGCCAGGGGAAGTTATTGATTCAAATTCCCACGTGCTTGCCGCCCTGTGCCGGGATCATGGGGCAACCAGCCTTTGTCACACCCTTTTAAAGGACAATCTTGAAACCATGACGGCTGCTGTGGAAGAGGCGATCATAAAGGGGGTTGACATGGTTCTCATTATCGGAGGATCGTCTGCCGGATCAGAGGATTTTGCAAAACCCATTGTTGAAGCCCTTGGCGAAGTTCTTCTCCACGGGGTTACCATGATGCCGGGCAAACCCGTTCTTTTCGGAACCATTCAAGGAAAGCCCGTGTTCGGCATTCCCGGTTACCCCGTATCGGCCATTGTCGCTTTTGAGCAGTTTGCCGGACCCCTGCTTTTGTCCATGCAGGGTCTTTACAGGCCCGACCGGGAAAAGGCCATGGTGATACCCGGCAGAAAGATGGCATCAAAGCTCGGTCAGGAGGAGTTTGTCCGGGTAAAGATCGGATCCGTGGACGGCCGTCTCATCGCTTCACAGCTTCCCAGGGGGGCGGGGAGCATTACCACCCTGACCCGTGCCGACGGCATCATCCGCATTCCTGCAGACACCGAGGGGATCCAGGAGGGGGTCCCGGTTGAGGCTGAGTTCTTAAGACCCCGGATTGCCATTGAAAAGACCATCGTTATCACCGGTTCCCATGACAACACCCTGGATGTTCTTGCCGATCAGATCCGGCGAACCGCCAATGGAGTCAGCATCTCCTCGAGTCATGTGGGCAGCATGGGCGGTCTCATGGCCATCAAAAAAGGGACCTGTCACATGGCCGGGGCCCACCTGCTTGACCCCGACGACGGCTCCTACAACCTTTCATACATAAAACGGTACCTGCCCGGGGAATCTGTTTGGGTGGTAAACCTTGTCATGCGGGATCAGGGGCTCATGGTCCCAAGGGGGAACCCCAGGGGGATCCAGGGCATGGAAGATCTCAAGTCAAAGGATCTGATGTTCATTAACCGCCAGGCCGGATCCGGCACCCGGATACTGTTTGATTACAAGCTCGGGGCCCTGGGGCTGAAGCCCGATGACATCAAAGGGTATACCGCTGAAGAGTACACCCACATGTCCGTTGCCGTAGCTGTTCTGTCGGGCAGGGCAGATGCAGGCCTTGGCATTCACGCAGCAGCAAAGGCCCTGGAGCTTGACTTTATCCCCGTTGTCACTGAAGAGTATGACCTGATCATTCCGGACCGATTTTTCAACACGGACAAGGTCCAGACGCTCATCGAAACCATCCGGACAGATGCTTTCAAAAGTCGTGTCCAGTCCCTTGGGGGGTATGGAACTGAAAAGACAGGTGAAATTATATTTAAGAGTTAG
- a CDS encoding citrate synthase — MSQHATLTIDGKTFELPVITGSEGERAIDIRSLRDSTGLITYDPGFGNTGSCSSAITFMDGERGILRYRGIPIEQLAERSTFVETAYLLITGKLPNREELTHTSVMLNDASLLHEDMKIFYQNYPSKAHPMGILSAMVNAMRSFYPELIDLEEDISITFLRLISKVRTMAAMAYKISKGHKTVYPRPDYSYAANFLHMMFDNPVIPYEMDYDMVQALNVFWILHADHEQNCSTAAVRVVGSGQVNVYAAISAGISALWGPLHGGANQAVIGMLEQIRNEGLTISKAVAKAKDKNDPFRLMGFGHRVYKTYDPRAKIMKKMCDLILKKDRPAENGGMDPLLDIAMALEDAALADPYFQEKNLYPNVDFYSGIVLRAMGIPTNMFTVMFAIGRLPGWLAQWREDALDPLRKISRPRQVYTGETITDYTPMDER, encoded by the coding sequence ATGTCCCAGCATGCCACACTCACCATTGATGGAAAAACCTTTGAACTGCCTGTTATCACGGGAAGCGAAGGCGAACGAGCCATTGATATCCGTTCTCTTAGAGACAGTACCGGGTTGATCACCTATGATCCCGGCTTTGGCAACACGGGAAGTTGTTCCAGCGCCATTACCTTCATGGACGGAGAACGAGGGATTCTTCGTTACCGGGGAATTCCCATTGAACAGCTTGCAGAGCGTTCAACCTTTGTGGAAACAGCCTACCTGCTGATCACGGGAAAACTTCCCAACCGCGAAGAACTCACACATACCAGTGTGATGCTCAACGATGCGTCCCTTCTCCACGAGGATATGAAGATCTTTTACCAGAATTACCCGAGCAAGGCCCATCCCATGGGAATCCTCTCGGCCATGGTCAATGCCATGCGAAGCTTTTATCCGGAACTCATTGACCTTGAGGAGGATATCAGCATAACCTTTCTCAGGCTCATCTCCAAGGTCAGAACCATGGCCGCCATGGCCTACAAGATCTCCAAGGGACACAAGACCGTCTACCCCCGGCCCGATTACTCCTACGCGGCAAATTTTCTCCACATGATGTTTGACAACCCCGTGATTCCCTATGAAATGGACTACGACATGGTCCAGGCCCTCAACGTGTTCTGGATTCTCCATGCCGACCACGAGCAGAACTGCTCCACGGCAGCCGTGAGGGTTGTGGGCAGTGGCCAGGTAAACGTCTATGCAGCCATATCAGCCGGCATTTCCGCCCTGTGGGGACCCCTCCACGGAGGCGCCAATCAGGCCGTTATCGGTATGCTCGAGCAGATCAGAAACGAAGGACTGACCATTTCCAAGGCCGTTGCCAAGGCCAAGGACAAGAATGACCCCTTCAGACTCATGGGGTTTGGCCACAGGGTGTACAAGACCTATGACCCCAGGGCAAAGATCATGAAAAAAATGTGCGATCTTATCCTGAAGAAGGACCGGCCCGCCGAAAATGGTGGTATGGATCCCCTTCTGGACATTGCCATGGCCCTTGAGGATGCTGCCCTTGCCGACCCCTATTTCCAGGAAAAGAACCTATACCCCAATGTGGACTTCTATTCGGGAATTGTCCTAAGGGCCATGGGGATCCCCACCAATATGTTCACCGTCATGTTTGCCATTGGACGGCTGCCAGGCTGGCTTGCCCAGTGGCGGGAAGATGCTCTGGATCCCCTGAGAAAGATTTCAAGACCCCGGCAGGTATATACGGGCGAAACCATTACCGATTATACGCCCATGGACGAAAGGTAA
- a CDS encoding FmdB family zinc ribbon protein, producing MPIYEFKCSECETFFEVLVMKSDEEFEIKCPKCNSSAAERVVSATNYAMAPSSSGGQAKGASKQERTCSSGSCTTYTVPGESRN from the coding sequence ATGCCCATATATGAATTTAAATGTTCGGAATGTGAAACCTTTTTTGAAGTTCTTGTCATGAAAAGCGACGAAGAGTTTGAAATCAAATGCCCCAAATGCAACTCGTCAGCCGCTGAAAGGGTTGTGAGCGCCACAAACTACGCCATGGCCCCCTCTTCATCGGGCGGTCAGGCCAAAGGAGCCTCCAAGCAGGAGAGAACCTGTTCAAGCGGTTCATGCACCACCTACACCGTTCCCGGGGAGAGTCGAAACTGA
- the recN gene encoding DNA repair protein RecN — translation MLSELAIKNFAIIDDIRISFSRGFSVLTGETGAGKSIIIEAVNLLLGGRAASDLVRTGEKIAELEATFDIEPGSPAALIMADQDMDPNEGLMIRRVIAASGKHKVYINSRQSTMQLLKQVTCNLAGISSQHAHQSLFNEENHLSILDRFAKTQTLAAEVRHLYNALNPLVRQIHELRAGADQTDQENDFLKFQIDEIKAANIRADEDETLQKERLRLKNGTEILTCVTSAVDELFSRENAILERLGRIRNDLEKRSALDPALVQIAGKASQALFDLEDLAEELRIYTSRIDLDPEHLDRTEERLDLIQRLKRKYGGTLEQLFKRYADMQSRLEQTGNVEQRIARLEKEAEEIAATLREKAMTLSEKRKAGAETLGHLAEKELGELEMGNTRFVVFLGHIPADETGYFTVDKRLISPTGMDRVSFLISPNPGEEPRPLSRIASGGELSRVVLALKAILSRTEALGTLVFDEVDSGVGGKTSDKVGKKLRALAETYQVICITHLAQIARFGTSHFRIEKKVHNGRTATAITPLADMESRVAEIARMIGGEKITSTTLAHAREMLTNHFPY, via the coding sequence ATGCTCAGCGAACTTGCCATAAAAAACTTTGCGATCATCGATGATATCCGCATTTCCTTTTCCAGGGGGTTCTCGGTTCTCACCGGTGAAACCGGTGCGGGAAAATCCATCATCATCGAGGCAGTCAACCTCCTCCTCGGGGGACGGGCCGCATCGGATCTTGTTCGAACCGGGGAAAAAATTGCAGAGCTTGAGGCAACCTTTGATATCGAGCCAGGATCGCCTGCGGCCCTGATCATGGCCGACCAGGATATGGACCCGAATGAAGGGCTCATGATCCGCAGGGTCATTGCAGCCAGCGGAAAACACAAGGTATATATCAACTCAAGACAGTCGACCATGCAACTGCTCAAACAGGTGACCTGCAACCTTGCCGGTATATCCAGCCAGCACGCCCACCAGAGTCTTTTCAACGAAGAGAATCACCTGTCGATCCTGGACCGGTTTGCCAAGACCCAAACCCTGGCTGCCGAGGTCAGGCATCTTTACAATGCCCTTAATCCCCTGGTAAGGCAGATCCATGAACTCAGGGCTGGTGCAGATCAAACAGACCAGGAGAACGATTTTTTAAAATTCCAGATCGACGAGATCAAGGCGGCCAACATCCGTGCTGACGAGGATGAAACGCTCCAGAAGGAACGGCTTCGCTTAAAAAATGGGACCGAGATCCTGACCTGTGTGACCTCGGCCGTTGATGAGCTCTTTTCCCGGGAAAATGCTATCCTGGAACGCCTTGGTCGCATCCGCAACGATCTTGAAAAACGATCAGCCCTGGATCCTGCCCTTGTCCAGATTGCAGGCAAGGCCTCCCAGGCCCTGTTCGATCTGGAGGACCTGGCCGAAGAACTCAGGATTTACACCTCAAGAATAGATCTTGATCCCGAACACCTGGACAGAACCGAGGAACGTCTCGACCTGATCCAGCGTCTCAAGCGGAAATACGGCGGCACCCTTGAACAGCTGTTCAAACGCTATGCAGATATGCAGTCACGCCTGGAACAGACGGGCAATGTGGAGCAACGGATTGCCCGCCTTGAAAAAGAGGCTGAAGAAATAGCTGCAACCCTCAGGGAAAAAGCCATGACCCTTTCTGAAAAACGCAAGGCCGGGGCAGAAACCCTGGGTCATCTTGCTGAAAAAGAGCTTGGCGAACTTGAAATGGGTAATACCCGCTTTGTGGTTTTTCTGGGTCACATCCCCGCAGATGAAACCGGTTATTTCACCGTGGATAAACGGTTGATCTCCCCCACCGGCATGGACCGGGTCTCCTTCCTTATCTCACCCAACCCCGGTGAAGAGCCAAGGCCGTTGAGTCGCATCGCTTCGGGTGGAGAACTCTCCCGGGTGGTCCTTGCCCTCAAGGCGATTCTTTCCAGAACAGAGGCCCTTGGCACCCTTGTATTTGACGAGGTTGATTCAGGAGTGGGGGGCAAAACCTCGGACAAGGTCGGCAAAAAGCTGAGGGCCCTTGCCGAGACCTACCAGGTGATCTGCATCACCCATCTTGCCCAGATCGCAAGATTTGGCACCAGCCACTTTCGCATCGAAAAAAAGGTGCACAACGGCAGAACCGCCACCGCCATAACGCCCCTGGCAGACATGGAAAGCCGGGTGGCCGAAATTGCACGCATGATCGGCGGAGAAAAAATCACCAGCACCACCCTGGCCCATGCAAGGGAGATGCTTACAAATCATTTCCCCTATTGA